The proteins below are encoded in one region of Anguilla anguilla isolate fAngAng1 chromosome 3, fAngAng1.pri, whole genome shotgun sequence:
- the adam19b gene encoding disintegrin and metalloproteinase domain-containing protein 19, whose translation MAACIAFAMLKRVHFSRLICRSLVVRYYLCLFLIPFHLRLPCMACGEQTYPEDRWLGHQMPKLDHIEQYEVIYPRWLSPERCRSSFSDKVSSYQHPPQVKVGITAGRKELVLQLERNEQLFSPGFKETWYSPGGVRHTSSPPRPENCFYHGVVRGDAESSVALSTCKGLRGMITVSGNVSYLIQPLPNQTETGGHAVYRAEDLKLPLGACGHHHGNQEGGLDNFISVMTQSNLGSRGKRDLSQNMKYVELLLVADHAEFQKHGRDYEKTKLRLLEAANYVDKYYKALKIRVALIGLEIWTDRDQASVTENPYSTLGSFLTWRRKQLQRLPNDNAQLVTGVSFQGTTIGLAPLKAMCSDYQSGGVNSDHSDSALGVAATMAHEMGHNFGMSHDTTGCCLAHPDEGGCIMAAATGHPFPRVFNQCNQKELQRYLSSGGGKCLFNPPNTRAMFGGQRCGNGYLEEGEECDCGEEEECSSPCCNANNCTLKVGAECAHGVCCHNCKLKSPGVMCRPASGSCDLPEYCNGNSESCPANFYLVDGTSCAGGQAYCYTGMCLTLEQQCLSLWGRDARPAPDLCFQKVNEAGDSYGNCGKDLMGKYRACKSTDAKCGKIQCLSAATKPLETNAVSIDTSVHQGNRKIICRGTHVYQPDKKEDGQGDTLDPGLVMTGTKCGEDGVCFEGECRNSSFLRADECNARCHNHGLCNNNHNCHCDAGWAPPTCDQVGTGGSVDSGPVPPQSSLLPVLLLLPLFLLLGLAAVALWCCHKHRSRPQKSPAPPPPPISTPSDAKAPPIGHANPTFQLKRQDSDRLTGGAKQSPGCPPKRPSIVRPTVKPPHVPAYTAQQGTSIPPAPHPPPCPKPSPLVTAKPRPAPPSRPPPPCPLSKPSQEPLSKSNPQVPTEPAPSSTPPLKKPPLPPGRHAQRARFQTGSGGTS comes from the exons ATGGCCGCGTGCATAGCATTTGCCATGTTAAAGCGCGTGCATTTCAGCCGCTTGATTTGCCGTTCGCTAGTTGTGCGTTATTATTTGTGTCTATTTTTAATTCCTTTCCATCTCCGCTTGCCTTGCATGGCTTGTGGAGAGCAAACGTATCCAG AGGACCGGTGGTTGGGCCACCAGATGCCGAAATTGGACCACATAGAACAGTATGAAGTTATTTACCCCAGGTGGCTGTCCCCGGAACGGTGCAGATCCTCTTTCTCCGACAAAGTCAGCTCTTATCAG CACCCCCCACAGGTGAAGGTCGGGATTACGGCAGGGAGGAAGGAGCTGGTTCTTCAGCTGGAGCGGAACGA GCAGCTGTTCTCCCCCGGGTTTAAGGAGACTTGGTACAGTCCCGGCGGAGTGCGCCACAcctcatcccccccccgcccc GAGAACTGTTTCTACCACGGTGTGGTCCGTGGAGACGCGGAGTCCAGCGTGGCCCTCAGCACCTGCAAGGGACTGAG GGGCATGATCACAGTCAGCGGTAATGTGAGCTACCTCATCCAGCCCCTCCCCAATCAAACTGAGACTGGTGGACATGCCGTGTACCGCGCAGAGGACCTGAAACTGCCGCTGGGGGCATGTGggcatcaccatggaaaccaggaGGGTGGGCTGGACAACTTCATCAGCGTGATGACGCAGTCAAACCTGGGCAGCAGG GGAAAGAGGGACCTCAGCCAGAACATGAAATACGTGGAGCTGCTCCTGGTGGCTGATCATGCAGAG TTCCAGAAACATGGACGGGACTACGAGAAGACCAAGCTGAGGCTGCTGGAGGCTGCAAACTACGTGGACAAG TACTACAAGGCTCTGAAGATCCGCGTGGCGCTGATCGGGCTGGAGATCTGGACGGACCGGGACCAGGCCAGCGTGACGGAGAACCCGTACAGCACGCTGGGGTCCTTCCTGACCTGGAGACGCAAGCAGCTGCAACGACTTCCCAACGACAACGCCCAGCTCGTCAC ggGCGTGTCTTTCCAAGGGACCACCATTGGATTGGCTCCTCTCAAAGCCATGTGCTCCGATTACCAATCAGGAGGTGTGAACTCG GACCACTCAGACAGCGCTCTGGGTGTAGCTGCCACCATGGCCCATGAGATGGGGCACAATTTCGGGATGAGCCACGACACCACGGGCTGCTGCCTCGCCCACCCAGATGAGGGTGGCTGCATCATGGCCGCTGCAACAGG GCACCCGTTCCCCCGCGTGTTTAACCAGTGCAATCAGAAGGAGCTGCAGCGCTACCTGAGCTCAGGTGGGGGGAAGTGCCTGTTCAACCCCCCCAACACCCGCGCCATGTTCGGGGGCCAGCGCTGCGGCAACGGCTacctggaggagggggaggagtgcgACTGCGGGGAGGAAGAG gagtgtTCCAGCCCGTGCTGCAACGCCAATAACTGCACGCTGAAGGTGGGGGCGGAGTGTGCGCATGGAGTGTGCTGTCACAACTGCAag ctgAAGAGTCCCGGAGTCATGTGCCGGCCAGCGtcagggtcatgtgacctgccgGAGTACTGCAATGGGAACTCGGAATCCTGTCCGGCCAACTTCTACCTGGTGGACGGCACTTCCTGTGCGGGGGGGCAGGCGTACTGCTACACGGGCATGTGCCTGACCCTGGAACAGCAATGCCTGTCACTGTGGGGGCGGG aCGCTCGCCCTGCCCCTGACCTGTGCTTCCAGAAGGTGAATGAGGCGGGAGACTCGTACGGGAATTGTGGGAAAGACCTGATGGGGAAGTACAGAGCCTGCAAAAGCAC GGACGCCAAATGTGGGAAGATCCAGTGCCTCAGCGCCGCCACCAAGCCCCTGGAGACCAACGCCGTCTCCATAGATACCAGCGTTCACCAGGGCAACCGTAAGATCATCTGCCGGGGGACCCACGTGTACCAGCCCGATAAGAAGGAGGACGGCCAGGGGGACACGCTGGACCCGGGCCTGGTGATGACCGGGACCAAGTGTGGGGAGGACGGG gtctgtTTTGAAGGAGAATGCCGTAACTCTTCCTTCCTCCGTGCGGACGAGTGCAACGCCAGGTGTCACAACCACGGG CTGTGCAACAACAATCACAACTGCCACTGTGACGCGGGCTGGGCTCCGCCCACATGCGATCAGGTGGGCACAGGTGGGAGCGTGGACAGCGGACCAGTCCCTCCTCAGA GCAGTCTACTTCCTGTCCTGTTGCTCCTCCCCCTGTTCCTGCTCCTGGGATTGGCTGCCGTGGCTCTGTGGTGTTGTCATAAGCACAGGTCCCGCCCTCAgaagagccccgcccctccgccaCCACCAAT CTCCACCCCCTCTGATGCCAAAGCTCCACCTATTGGTCACGCCAACCCCACCTTCCAGCTGAAGAGGCAAGACTCTGACAGGCTG accgGGGGGGCGAAGCAGAGTCCGGGCTGCCCCCCCAAGAGACCCTCCATCGTTCGCCCGACGGTGAAGCCACCCCACGTACCCGCGTACACAGCTCAGCAGGGCACCTccatcccccctgccccccacccacccccctgtcCTAAACCGTCGCCCCTCGTCACGGCCAAACCGCGCCCGGCACCCCCCAGCCGGccccctccaccctgccccctgtCCAAACCCAGTCAG GAGCCACTGAGTAAGAGCAACCCTCAGGTACCAACAGAACCAGCTCCCAGCAGCACCCCTCCGCTGAAGAAACCACCGCTGCCCCCTGGCAGACATGCACAGAGAGCCAG GTTTCAGACGGGCAGCGGAGGGACGAGCTGA